From one Shewanella sp. GD04112 genomic stretch:
- a CDS encoding STAS domain-containing protein — MKFFPLEKYNASLVIFPTEMMMANTPTHRAALLRHMEQNTNRLIINLEQVKCIDSSGLSVLISALKRAQQHDGEILLLSPSAHVRALIELTRLHQIFSIYENQDAAIAHFSCH, encoded by the coding sequence ATGAAATTCTTCCCACTCGAAAAATACAACGCGAGCCTAGTGATATTTCCCACAGAGATGATGATGGCCAATACGCCCACCCACAGGGCCGCGCTATTACGCCATATGGAGCAGAACACTAACCGCCTAATCATCAATCTTGAACAAGTGAAATGCATCGACTCTAGCGGCTTGTCGGTATTGATCTCCGCTCTTAAACGGGCACAGCAGCATGATGGTGAAATATTGCTTTTGTCTCCTTCGGCCCATGTGCGCGCCCTGATTGAACTGACGCGCTTACACCAGATTTTCAGCATCTATGAAAATCAAGATGCAGCCATCGCGCACTTTAGTTGCCACTAG
- a CDS encoding ATP-binding protein yields the protein MNSLQFNLTHDQWSQQPFCSELEQFMLMQNVHERQRFKVITCILEAVSNVINHTEDSREPIVLIVHCNHDRIIVDLLDRSPVVPKVSFDQCPDQMNEHGRGLWIMYNWMDAVRFQTTVLGSHLRLTLLRHH from the coding sequence ATGAACAGCTTGCAGTTTAACCTCACCCATGACCAATGGAGTCAACAGCCTTTTTGCTCCGAATTAGAGCAGTTTATGCTGATGCAAAATGTACATGAGCGCCAACGATTTAAAGTCATTACCTGCATACTCGAGGCGGTCAGTAATGTGATAAATCACACCGAAGATTCCCGTGAGCCCATCGTATTGATTGTCCACTGTAATCATGACCGGATTATCGTCGATTTACTGGACCGCTCGCCCGTGGTGCCTAAGGTTTCCTTCGACCAATGTCCTGACCAAATGAACGAGCATGGTAGAGGCTTATGGATCATGTATAACTGGATGGATGCGGTGCGGTTTCAGACCACAGTGCTCGGTTCACACTTAAGGTTAACCTTACTGCGTCATCACTAA